In a genomic window of Magnolia sinica isolate HGM2019 chromosome 14, MsV1, whole genome shotgun sequence:
- the LOC131225608 gene encoding protein EXORDIUM-like 2: MRMAFLSKSMLFPLITIIAFSAVPCSNGLGPSPKQPSSLVPSSTQLQYHHGPLLTGPTSINIYLIWYGAFSPSHKLTISDFFASFNHLAKPASISTWWRTTQAYKDTARKPVSATIRLARQVSNTIVVNNLKRADIAALVKNAIAKRVFPFDSNGIYLVLTSSDIAVERFCMGSCGFHNATLVSPNRKAVFAHVGDPSSQCPGLCAWPFAVPLYGPPGPALVAPNSVGIDGMIMNIATVLAGAATNPFKNGYFQGDALAPLEAVTACAGIFGAGAYPGYPGKLMVDPKSKASYNAYGINRRRFLVPAMWDPLSVTCKVVA, encoded by the coding sequence ATGAGAATGGCCTTTCTAAGCAAGAGCATGCTCTTTCCTCTCATTACCATCATTGCATTCTCTGCAGTCCCTTGCTCAAATGGGCTGGGCCCAAGTCCCAAACAACCATCTTCTCTAGTTCCCTCCTCTACCCAACTTCAATACCATCATGGCCCACTCCTAACTGGGCCTACAAGCATCAACATCTATCTCATCTGGTATGGAGCCTTCTCTCCCTCCCACAAACTCACCATTTCTGATTTCTTCGCCTCCTTCAACCACTTGGCGAAGCCCGCTTCCATCTCGACGTGGTGGCGAACCACCCAAGCCTACAAAGACACGGCCCGCAAGCCGGTTTCAGCCACAATCAGGCTAGCTAGGCAAGTCTCCAACACCATAGTAGTGAACAATCTCAAGCGAGCCGACATCGCCGCTCTAGTAAAGAATGCAATAGCAAAACGAGTGTTTCCATTCGACTCAAACGGCATCTACTTAGTACTAACATCATCAGATATCGCCGTAGAGCGATTCTGCATGGGATCATGTGGTTTCCACAACGCGACGCTTGTTTCTCCCAATCGAAAGGCGGTTTTCGCTCATGTAGGTGACCCAAGCTCCCAATGCCCAGGCCTTTGTGCATGGCCATTCGCCGTCCCACTATATGGACCACCTGGGCCAGCTTTAGTGGCGCCCAACAGTGTTGGCATTGATGGGATGATCATGAACATCGCGACCGTTCTTGCCGGGGCCGCCACGAACCCATTTAAGAATGGATATTTCCAAGGAGATGCCCTGGCGCCACTAGAGGCTGTGACAGCCTGCGCTGGAATATTCGGTGCCGGCGCATATCCAGGCTACCCAGGGAAGTTGATGGTGGACCCAAAAAGCAAAGCAAGCTACAATGCTTATGGCATCAACCGTCGGCGTTTCCTTGTACCGGCCATGTGGGACCCTTTAAGTGTCACTTGCAAGGTTGTTGCATGA